TTATGGCTTCATTTATATGTTTATACAGTGAGGCACTTCCAAGCTCACTTGAAGGAATCACAAGGGTTTAAATCTAGGCTTAAAATGGTGACTCGGAAAATGGCTATGTAGTCATTTTCAGGTAGACATAAGCAAAAGCAGCCAGTGCCCTGAGATGGTAGGAAGCTGTCTAACTCAGGCCTGTACTTCGCTAAAGAAAATGTGCCCCAAATAGAAATGTGTTGGCTTGAGTTTGAGTTTACCTTAATGTGCCTGTGTGTCATCTTGTCTCTCTATTGCGTGGCCAAATAGCCTCATGTATGCTTGTAGAAGATTTGGTGAATAGGCCGGCGGAGAGAGGAAGAGTGTTGGACTTGCACTAGGAGCGCAGCTCTTTCAGTTACTAAGACGTGAAATCTTAACAGCAACAACCCAAAACACGcttaaaaaaccagaaaacacacaaaactcaTTGAGAGGAACAAGCAAAATGGGATTTTACGTTTTCCTGCAAAAGGAACTTTGAAGGATGTTGGTTTGTAACACTTGTGCATAATCATCTGGGTTTCTCTTAGGTTAGAGGTGTGTTTATGTGTTACAAAAAGTACTGTGGAGGTTCTGTGTTAGAAGTTGTCATATAAAGCCAGAACTGTGTAAACAATTTAGGAACACAAAAACTTAAATGCCAGTATTCCTAAATCACTTGAGGGATTTTGCTAATCAACAAGCTGAGTATTTTGAGGAAtaccaaatacattttaatgtaaaataataaaatgaaagtacAGTTCCTTATAGAAAGAACCTAAAATCCCAGAACTGTGGCTTTTATTCGGTGGTGTGCAGGATGACTGTAACACTGTGGTGTGGTCCAGAATCGGTATGttctgaaagaaggaaagcaagcttTAACCTAATGGGTTTTACTGGCATCCACAACTTGTCGCATGCAACAGTCTTAATCTACTGCAGCTCCTACAAGTTCTTGTCTGAGTACTAGTTACCATTTTTGTCTTGTAAATTCTGAGACCTTGAGGATGGAGACTGTCTTCCTACTCATGCGGGAAATCACCTTGTGTGCGCTCACAGTGCTATTATCATGTAGGTAAGCttgaagggaagaaataattcagttaTAAGAGCCGTCTGTGATTTGGAGTGGCAAGCAGGTTCCAGAGGATGGGCTTGTAATTGGGTTTAAATGCTTCAGTCCTTGCCTGGGCAGAATCCCATTCAGTTGAGGAGGGTTGCTTGGTTGTGCTTCCTGTATAGACGCAATTGTGGTGGTAGGGGCTGATCAAAGAACAATAGCTGtagagtgtttttttttttttttttttaatgcagtatgAGGAAATAAGGCTAAAGTTGCTTTGACTGGTAAATAATAACAGTTAAGATGGTTCAGTAGTGTCACTAGTATTGTTTCTCACttactgctgtttctttcattgCCATACGGCTGTTGCCAAAATACTCATTTTCCCTCACAGATAAATAATCAAGCTAAATATTTTGGGGTAGACAGAGAAAAGAGTTCAGTGTTTGTTATCTATAGTGGATTCCATAACTATACAGTtattgaataattttaaatctttcctgtgATTAACAAAATGAAACTCAACACTTTAAAATTCTCATGTTGTGAAGACGTGATGTagttggagaggaaaaaatatactagTTACTTAATCACAGATGCATTTACGGTGCTaatgttgttgctgttttcagtggaaTAGACTTCATGATTCGACAAATAACTTGTTTGGAAAATGTCGTTTCATGGCCTGCTTGagtattttatttactgatATCTGAGCATAGCAGATGAcgaggggcagggggaggaatTAAAATGAGTGCATCTTTGGGTGGCTACTGTTATTCAAATATATATCCTTTATATGTGTTTCACAGTTTCATATCTTATTTGAAGTAGATGTCCGAGCACAGATTTATAGCCAAGCAattttaagtggttttttttaaactgtatgtACACTAACCCTTGTAAATCTGGCCTAATACACAGAACAGTTGGACTAGTGCCCTCTACTGGTCGAGGTTTGTTAAAGCTTTATTTGTGATACCTTGTGTgataatataatttttaaattttttattttatttttatttttttctacagcttcAGCATGTTTTAGTGCTAAATATATGTCGTCTTTTAAATGTCCTAGGGAAAGAACAGCTTTCCTAGTTGCCTGTCAGAGGTTTTTCAACTGGATTAGCAAAATCCCTTGGCTGATTTAGGAATACTGATAATTAAGTCTGTGTTCTTAAATGACCTATGCACCTGTGAAACTTCCACCAATATTTAGTAATAGCTTAGTCTTAGTAGCTGtgatattttaacattaaatcaCTGGTATAATGGATTTTTACAAAGTAACAGTTACTTGCTTTGTAGTGTATAGCTGAGATTTCCTATTACATTTTCTTATCAGTGCTTGTGAACAGATGGAATTATTACTCTTTTAGCATAATTCATGCTGATTTTTATGGCTTGTGAAAGGCCAGTAGAAGCAGGTTAAGTGATTAATaaagttaaaactttttttatattgatATGCTGAGTCTGTATACTGGGGAAAATTGCAAATTCATATTTGGAGTCAGGTACAACTTCAAAATTAACTTCTAGTTTGCTTAATAGCCTTATATGTGATGTTTCTTCATTGTTTCTTCATTGCGTTCATTACTGCAAATTTTCCAATGTGCAGTAAAGCTACTGGATTTTTATAAAGTATGAAATCTATCGATTagaaggttggtttttttgttgttgaagaGGAGTCTGGCCATTTGGGTTCTGCAATTGCATTTTGAAGCAGAAGTGCCACAAGTACTGTAGTGGCATAACTTTTTGTTACATCCTACATTCTGTTTTGCAGGACTTGATAATTTTTACAGTATGGTAACACTTAAACAAACTAATTTTATCTTGGGTATGTTTACACTGGTATTTGCCATCATGGGGGTGGGAGTCCCAGTAGCCTGAGCTTTTAATGTGgtgcttcagttttctttcctgcagtgaCAAATGTGATTTCAGGTTTGatggttgggggggggggggggaggcaaaaaagcaaagtgtttaTTATTTCAATAGCTTGGAAGGAAATCATAAGTTTGACTTTCCTGTCCCACATCTTTCTTTTCGTTCTGCCTCGAATTCCCATTCTAGTTAGTGACAAAATTTTCTCTCCAGAAGTGGACAAAACGACTATCATCTCAAAGCGTTCCTTCTTTTTGTACCTGTGCTGTGCTTTATGCTGGTGCATCTTTGCTGCTACTGCTAACATGGTAGGCATGCTAAAGCCAGCAGTTCttaaaagtgattttcttttctcttaaaaatgatTTTCTTTGATGAAAATTACTTAAAGCTTTTGTTCAGAGCTCAGTTGAGgggaatttcttttcctttgaagtgCTAAGATGTAAAGGAATAATACAGGCTTTTCAAGaactgtttttcatatttttaaactagcaGTCAAAttgcaagaagagaaaatgaaagctttgtAAATATGCCTAGTATAATGATAGAAGTTCTACTAGTACTTCACTGTGAACTGTGATAAAGGTATCATAGGACATGGGGGATCTGCTATTGAATTTAAGTGAATTGGAATAAAGATGTGTcctttgggggtttttttggtggggttttttttttcctttaaacaatgAGATAGAATATTAacctcattttaaaacacattggAGCTTGTGTATTTATCTCAGCTGTATCAATACTTAAACACGGCTTATATGTTTCTAAAGTAAGTTACCTACTTCTTATTTGAACACTGAATTTGcacttctgtgaaataaatatttccaaaattatgTTGGAGGTAAACTTTTATCTTTAAGGTAAACAGTCAATATTGTTTTACCTGATACTGTTAAATGTCATCCAGGCTCAAGAGAAATGTGAGATTATAGAGTTTGTTTAGTTTAAGATACTGATTCTATACAATTATCTCCCACTTGTTTAGCGTGAGcaacagggaagaagagagccttttgtaaaaatacaaaaagatatAAAGTGCACAGGATTAGGTGTACTATGCCTTAAAATGGGTACAAAAGAAGGAAGGTCATTCTGAATTCATCTTGATGTTGGCTAGAATTGCAACTTCAATTCTTTAATTCCCTTGCCAGTAGCTTAGGTTCACTTCTGTATAGTGTTAAAAAGAACAATAGCAATATTGTGTTAATCTCTAGCTAAGGGATCTGAAAGGTAATACTAAGATTTTGTGTTTATACCTTTTATTTGTTACAAATACTGTTTACTGAGAATAATTCCTGGCACTGCTCCATGACCTATTTTTAAGTCTTATTGacatgattttatttcaaatatatagaTGTTTATAAAAGTTATTGGGAAAGTAATGGTTATGTTCTTATCGCTAAAACTATGTACTCATAGAAGCCTAGCACCAAAAAGAGCTGTAAATAGACATTAAGATCTAGTTGCCTGGGACTTTGTACAGATTTTAGCCACTTGAATCAGTGACCTGAAAACTTTGAATTGATAGCATTGAAATCATTTGTTCCAACATCTCTGTGAACCAACCCGTCAGGGCTTTTATATGACTCTGTTGGTCTGTCTTGGGTAAAAAGCTTGAACTTCAAATATATCAACTCAACTTTGATAACTTAATAACAAATATCATTATATGCACCTGCTTAGAcataaaaaacagatttcctgTCTCAAACACTGAAGGCTTTTTatacttaatttcattttcagtggcaTAGATTTTTGGAGTCATCTTACTTGTGtactgtttctattttattattttgtacaTTGTTGTGGCACAATGCTTTCGTAAATATCTATAGAACGAAGgtcaaattttacttttaaaaaaatttggtAAATTGAGTAAGCTTAAAGtcaaaccttttaaaatcaggaTTACAAGTTTCTTCAATTCTTCTATTAACTGAGACAAAGGGGAGATGCTTTTGATCTGAATCCAGTTTGcactttttgtccttttgtgCAAAGTAAGAAATAAGAACGCTGgcctttttctgtgtgtgcgtgtgcacacATACTGTTACTCACTGAAGATTCAGAATACAGATAAGAACATGGCATTTCAGTGCTCTTTCCACTTCGGGATTACtgtataaatgtaaatatgGGACACTGTTTTCCTACTATCATTTGTCCATCTGTAAAGTTGGATTTTAATTCTTAAGTGTTTTCAGTCATGCTTGATTACTAGTAAACAATTTCATATCTCCTGAGTTATAGGTGTTTGAAATCTTACTTGTTTGTGTTTAACCAAGGTTtatggttttttcttttcttaggaTTCCTACAGGAAGCAAGTAGTAATTGATGGAGAAACCTGTCTCTTGGATATTCTTGATACAGCAGGTCAAGAAGAATACAGTGCAATGAGGGACCAATATATGAGAACAGGGGAAGGCTTCCTGTGTGTATTTGCTATAAACAATACAAAGTCTTTTGAAGATATTCACCATTATAGGTGTGTATGTTTGAAAGATAATCAGCTACTCTTGTATTAGATGAATAGGTTGCTTTCTCTTCCACTAGATAATAGAATGATTTCTTATGAAATGGCATCTAAGGGGAAATTTGCAAATTAGCAATATTGCAACATATTTGTGCATTTGTAGGTCTGGAATTTTGAGTAATCTGAAAATCTGCTGCCTCGTTCGCAAGTTAGGCAGACAAAATATCTGAAAGCTCTTCTGGTATAAACTAATGTGACTTAGTATTTCTGCCCGTTCATGGTGAAGACTTATCTAAAGGTAAACTCTGCCCATTCTATAGATAAGTTTTTCCATCTTAGCACACAACTTTATGCAATTGAAATTGTACAGACAATAATGTCAATTGTTAGCTTTTGTtctgggggtggaggggaaatACCTGTGGAATGTTACCAGAAGAGTAACATGTGTGAGCATTGATACCTAAGAATGAGCATCAGGCTCCAGGATGACTGCTCAAACCAAACCTGTTATTAGTTTCTTcatactctctttttttaataattagtTAAAATTTTCAACTCATGCTTTCTTTGTCAGCTACACTAATACAGAAATAGAAGCAGTCTCTGGTGATTACCATACCAGCTCATTTATAACTTAGTAGCTTACTATTATACTGAATTCTCCTTGGGTATTCTGTTAGAAGGCAATGCAAATCCTACCAAAGATCACTGAGTTTAGCAGCATCAGTTTAAGGTTAGTCCCAAACACATAATGTTAAGCTATTCATAGTTAGGCATTTATAATGCTGTCAGATCTGTGTTGCTGTATGGTGGAGGAGTGTTTTGCTATCATATTACCTACAAACCCAACATCTACTTATAAGCTAAAGTTGCACACTTTTGTTATGAATAGAAGTTAACAGTTCCTCATTTAAGGTGGGATACCATGACAGTTCAAGGTAATCAAAGTCAGCAGGTGCAGCTGCCCTGATCGCATAGTATCATTTTCTCCTGTATGCCAGCAAGTCAGCTCGTTTGATTGTGTAGTGTGCTGATGTGAGTAGCTGAACAGGTAAGTGCCTACCTGCAGAAACAGTTTACTGCTGGCTTATctccctggagcagctgcaggatCAGGGGAGTGCTGTTGCAAATGAGGGGCAAAATTGCTGCATACTAACCCAGGGAGAGATCAGTATTGAGAATGTGGGCACTTTCTTTCatgactgtttcttttttatatttaaattgaGCTAGCCAGCCTTTGTATAAATTTTATTATGTATAAAATGTTCTAATTGAATGCATTGGTACTGGTAACTTAAACAGTTAAGAGTTAGCACAGCAGGgatgacaaattaaaaaaacatatctATTGCTCTCAGAAAAACCGTAAACTTCTCTTCATTATCTAACCAGATTATTAGAAATGGGTTTCCTCTGGTTgtagaggaagaagggaaaaaggtaAGGTAGATGTTGATGtaaggggaagaaggagcatAGAGGTTTTTATgtggaatttttgtttttaaagagagttGCAGATTTGCATAAGATTTGCCTTCCCAGTTTATTTCAAAGAACGTTGTGAATTGAATGCTGGAGTTTCTACTGTGCATTCACATACCTGTGGATGACCTTGCAGACTGAAGCTGAAGGCttataaataactgaaaacagtGACTATATTGATTGAGGAACATACTGCTAGATTATTTGGGAAGGcaaaagtaatgaaattaaTGATTGTTATTTGAGATTCTTGACAAGTACATCTAACTAGTATTTAAAGATGCTTTCTAACTAGTGTTTGAAAGGACTCTCTTGCCAAATTTCTCTTTGTAGAGAACCACACCAGTGGTCTTCAAAGTTTAAAAACCCCTGTCTAAATGCAGAGTTTGTACTGctgtctttaattaaaaaaacgAAAAAACCTCCCCcaaaagccccccaaaaccaaaccaaaatcagGACAACAGGCAGAGCGCTTTTGACAGTGTTTTATCTTAGCAAATGAATTGAGTGTTATGAGTACTGAGTATGAGAGATAAGTAGTAAGATTTATACCAGAGCTTTGTAGGCTTGTTCTGGCattagctgtttttaaaaaaacaaacaaacaaacaaaacccccaacaaaccTGTAATAGCATCAAAATCTGTAGTAGTTTGCAAAATgtcagcctctttttttttttttttttaatttttttaaagatgataaaCTTGATCGTGACAGGATTGgtcaatttattttttggtgGCTTCTAATAGTGTATGTGCAGTAAGTTAACATAAAGAATGATGTTGgaatctgttaatttttttcattgttttaaaatctgccaTATAAACTATTAATAGTAATACctgttaaatacaaattttttttttctttttagggaACAAATAAAGAGAGTTAAAGACTCGGAAGATGTCCCAATGGTGCTAGTAGGAAACAAATGTGATTTGCCTTCCAGAACAGTAGATACAAAACAAGCTCAGGATTTAGCAAGAAGTTATGGAATTCCTTTCATTGAAACATCAGCAAAGACAAGACAGGTAAAGCTCAAAACTTAGCAGATACAAATGCAGAACTCTGATCTGAATTATCATAATGTGAATCATTCTAGGCGTTGACAATTGCTCGGTCATATCAATAGATATATTTCTCCGGAGTAGAAATTCTTGTGGTGTCTCTTCTTTCTGTCAACTCACTGACAACTGGTAATCGTTTATTAATGAGTGATTTGCTTCAGTTGCACAAACTCAAAGAATGAGACCTGGCCTGCTATTACTCTCCACTGTCAGACGGTCGCAGCATTCTTAACGTTGTGATAGGttttaatagaataaaaagCACTTCTACTTAGAggtgaaatgctttttttcctcagcaagaGGATTAAGCAGACAAACAGCTAATTAGTTTATTCTGTTTTAGTCTTTTCATTAATaacaaaaggaatttttctttgagGCATTGATTCGGCATTAGTGGGACATGCTTGATATACCTTTTTATAGCTAAGCAATTGACCATAAGTCTTTTTAGAAATTACTGGATTAGTTGCTTGTGTAAACTGATACTCTTCTAAGACTTTAGAGCTCACTATTAGTTTATTGTACCCCACTGGTATAGGTGAAAGAGGCAGCCATTAGGGTCCTTTCAGTGCTTCTCTCAGGGTTTGCTAGGACAAAGGTGCACATAGTGGTACATCTGTGCACTCAGGAGAAGATAAGCTATACAGATATAGATGAAACTGGTTCTGTACTCCTGGAagaaagcattctttttttgaaaaatgctgatttgtggtttttcttttaaaggtaaAGACTTACTATCAGTACAAACTAGATCAGGCCTGAGTGGCCGAATAACTCATACTCTCTGCATAATCAGAAGTGTTATGTGCAAGTTATGAATCGGGAATTAGGTGTAGCAGAAGGAGGCAAATAAGAGCAGAATACTGCAATTTGAGTAACTGCTCAATGTAACTGCTAAATAGATTCAGCTGCATCACTTGGCAGAATTTCCTCATAGACAGTATGTAAGTTATTTTTGGATataagaaatgaatattttattagtGCAAATTTGCTACACCCACCCAAGTTTCTGCCAAGTTGAAACCTGGACTAATTAGTAAAACTTTGCAGAGGAATCAAAGGAATGCTAACTTTTGGCAATAGAGAAAGTCTCTGTTAggtaggattaaaaaaacagaactacACAACTTTAATGGCTGAGAATAAATTAGGCCACAAGAATGTTCTGAAGAATGTGACATATAAGTGGACTGAATAATTACAGTGTTCTTGTTTGGAAGGTTGTGTATTAGTGGCTGTCACTGAGATGGTAggataaaaaaggaagaactcTGAAATTACGTTTGAGGTTTGAAATAGTAGTTCTGTACTAATGTCTAGATTTTACTTTGTTCAGCCTGTTTTATAGAGCATCAGGCTCTGTTGAGGAAGTATTCCTTTTGCATAGCCACTTCAATGTTGATACGTGTGTTGATACGATGGTATATCTTCAAAGatttcttctccccaccccacctgCAGTTCACGCCTACAAGCAGCCCCACCATGCCTAGCCAATACAAAATTGCATGCTCAGAAATCACCACTCCTGTTCAGTTTTATAGTCTCTGTTTACACAAAGTAGTATCTgcttttttatctttcagaCTTTTAAGAGGTCTGCCAGAGGTTTGTACTTGTTTCAGAGGACAATAGATCAGTCATATATGAACTGTCATTCTATAATTTGACTGCTTCTATCTGTGACACTATATTTCTGGAGGTGCCAACTGAAATGTTACAGAAGGGATCTGACTGTTGGctgttgtttttcaaagctgagCTTTACACCCTCTACAGATAAGGAGTCCCTAAAGGTGTCTCATGGATTTTAAAGTAAAGATACCCAATAGACTCTTCTGAGAATGTTGGCTTCTAAAAGTTGGAACCACTAGGTATGGTTGCTGATTCTTTCGCAATGCTGTTCATAACATATGTGTTAGGAAACTGCTTCATAAGATGCtgtgttaataaaatatttctgagaagacAAAAGGGAATTGGAGGAAGAACCTGATCTTGAGTTACAGCAAGATCATCTAAATATTCGTGTATGTGTTTGCATAGctatgtgtgtatacatatgcatTTACATATTACGATTTTTCAGTCACACtgtcatatataaaaatatatgcgCATATATATACCTTCTTCCAAAGTAACTTTTTTAATTAGGGGACTCAAACCATTTTGTGAGCTGCATGTGGCCTATGGACTATACTTTTATTGGGCAGAATTCAGTCCTtggctaaaaataaattaaaaaaaaaaaaaatctggtcctCTCTGGTTACATGAGAACTTCCAAGTATGAACAGATGTAGCTGGTGGTCTGGTAACTTCTGGAGTATGTAGGAAGTCTGACATGAATATTTAGAAGTAGGaaccttcttttcctttcctgtacGCACCTCCCACCACACTGAAACGTCAGCCCTAATGCACTGTTGAAGGGGCCCTCACCATCTTCTTGCTTCAGCCATTCCCCATGCCCCACTTCTGCTGGAACTCAGAGAGAATCAGAAAGATTTCTGGGAAAGGAAACAAGGGAGATGGAAATGGAAAGGAGTTGTCCATGTAGTCTGTTTTGATTGCcaagacactttttttaaatgatggcCTTGTATCCTCATGCAGAATGATATTTCAGTTCCAACTGTCAgtttttaagattttcaaaaattcatAGACAAGGTCaaaaataggaaagagaaaaacactgaaatgaagtGCAGAAATAAGTTGTTCTAAAAGTtagtgtatttgtttttatttggttcTGACTGGCAATAAAGATGCAAACCTTTACTGCAAAAAGGTCGTGTTTTAAGCCAAATCCCTGTGTGAATTTTCATACAGATCATTGAATTCATCAATGGAACCTACAACTTGGGTATAAGGCTAtagattattaattttttttaattagaccaCTGATTGAAATTAATATAAtgtaatttatgaaaaatagtGATAGTCCTATTTCTAAATGTAAGCATGTGTCAATACTGGTGGTTTTGTAAGGCATGTTGCATCACTTACACTCATTCTTTCATAATCCTTATGCAGAAGGGTATGAATTTCTTCGGTTTATTTTGATAgctgtttttgcttttctctgtttgaCATAAGCtttaaattcaaattcttcCCTGTCCACATGAGCGTATAGCTCCCAATGTTATCAATAGTATCAATGAGAGATGAGAGGCAAACTTGATTTATCCCCACCAAGGCTGCATCCTGTATTCTTTACTGGGCTTCCATTTGTCTGTGAGTTACACAAGGAAAAGCTGTAAGGCTGTACGCCAAATGTGGTTTGACTGTAGGATTTTGTTTCCTTGGAACATTTCAACTGTCCCTGCTAGTATtgaattcaaaggaaaagcGGATATGTGGGCATTATTGTAAGCATAGTAAAGGATTCCCCAAAGCATTAGGTCTCATTGTTGAGAATATATACGTAAACACACTGTTGAAGTGTTTAATGAAGAACTTGACCTAAATCACAAGGATACTGTTAAAAAAGCATTATTGTTATTTCAGCTGTCTGATGTACAATAGGTTAGGCCCCAAACTTCTGATGAAAATAAGTTGAGAACCTGTGCCTGGTCCGATAAAGTAATCAGTGCGGTATTTACAGAACTTCATTCCTACATCTCAATTAAGATTCATGAATAACTGATAACTTAGACAGTTTGCTTGAAGGAACTTGCCATTTTTGTAGGGATTTGTCGTATTTGTTTAATGATATTGTATGTGTTTCACTCCAAGCCTTTT
Above is a genomic segment from Gymnogyps californianus isolate 813 chromosome 1, ASM1813914v2, whole genome shotgun sequence containing:
- the KRAS gene encoding GTPase KRas isoform X2, which codes for MTEYKLVVVGAGGVGKSALTIQLIQNHFVDEYDPTIEDSYRKQVVIDGETCLLDILDTAGQEEYSAMRDQYMRTGEGFLCVFAINNTKSFEDIHHYREQIKRVKDSEDVPMVLVGNKCDLPSRTVDTKQAQDLARSYGIPFIETSAKTRQGVDDAFYTLVREIRKHKEKMSKDGKKKKKKTKTKCIIM